A window of the Parambassis ranga chromosome 17, fParRan2.1, whole genome shotgun sequence genome harbors these coding sequences:
- the ca8 gene encoding carbonic anhydrase-related protein, with protein MADNVNEVSDYIPGNDELDWGYEEGVEWGLLFPAANGEYQSPINLNSREAQYDPSLLDVGLSPNYVVCRDCEVINDGHTVRIILKSKSVVTGGPLPSDHEYELHEVRFHWGKENQRGSEHTVNFKAFPMELHLIHWNSTLFNSLEDALGMKNGVLIIALFVQIGKEHLGLKAITEVLQDLQYKGKSKIIPCFNPNTLLPDPLLRDYWVYEGSLTTPPCSENVTWILYRYPLTISQLQIEEFRRLRSHIKGAELPEGNDGMLGDNFRPTQPLSDRTVRAAFQ; from the exons ATGGCTGACAACGTCAACGAGGTGTCGGATTATATCCCGGGAAATGATGAGCTGGACTGGGGCTACGAGGAAG GTGTAGAGTGGGGACTCCTTTTCCCAGCAGCCAATGGTGAGTACCAGTCTCCCATTAATTTGAACTCCAGGGAGGCTCAGTACGACCCCTCGCTCCTGGATGTTGGTTTATCCCCGAACTACGTGGTGTGTCGAGACTGTGAGGTCATCAACGACGGACACACTGTCCGCATCATTCTCAAGTCTAAATCAG TGGTTACCGGGGGTCCCCTCCCTAGCGACCATGAGTATGAGCTTCATGAGGTTCGATTTCACTGGGGCAAAGAAAACCAAAGAGGATCAGAGCACACCGTGAACTTCAAGGCTTTCCCCATGGAG ctccATCTGATCCACTGGAACAGCACACTGTTTAACAGTCTGGAGGACGCTCTGGGGATGAAGAATGGAGTCCTCATCATTGCTCTTTTTGTGCAG ATAGGTAAGGAGCATCTGGGTCTGAAGGCCATCACTGAAGTTCTACAAGACCTGCAGTACAAG GGAAAGAGCAAAATCATTCCCTGTTTCAACCCCAACACTCTGTTACCTG ACCCATTATTGAGAGACTACTGGGTATATGAAGGATCTCTGACCACCCCCCCTTGTAGTGAAAATGTGACCTGGATTCTGTACCGCTACCCTCTCACCATCTCGCAGTTACAG ATTGAAGAGTTTCGGAGGCTGCGCTCCCACATCAAAGGGGCAGAGCTGCCAGAAGGAAATGATGGGATGCTGGGGGACAACTTCCGTCCAACCCAGCCCCTCAGTGACCGCACGGTGCGCGCTGCCTTCCAGTGA